AGATCGCGGTCGAAAAAGAGTTTCGCTGCTAATCCGCTTCCCCCAATGAATTTGCGGAGCGTCTCCTTATCCACCATTGAAGTGGTAACCATGCCGGTAGTTAGATTGACCTCCAGGATTTTCCCTTGATAAGCTGCCATTTTCTACCTCCTCTCGCTAATGAATGCCTGACCGTGCGACCAGGCGAGACTGGCCTATAAATTGCGGCCAAGCCAGATGCAGAGAAAATATAACATTTACTCCAAGTGGCTGTCAAGAGACAATGGTCTTGGGTACTTGATTTTTTTTATGATGTGTTATAGGATAGTGCCGATTAAGGGTATTAAGACAGGTATATGATATAATTCCTTGACCAAGAAATGGCCGGTGTGTCGCATGTAATTTCGTATTATTAATTCCGGCGACGCTTGAAGTGTTGAACGCGAGATATACCACAATATGTAACAATTGCCCGGGGAGTGAAAAGAGACATATACTCCGTTTAATCGACAATATTAAAAACGTATTCGGAATGCAGTCCACTCCCGGCTGTATTTCGCTCCTAAAATACTAAGGTAGTATTCGGTAGTATTCCTACCTCCAGGGAAATAGTATTTGTAGCCAAAGGAGGTATAAAAAATGAGCGCGGATGAAAGATATGACATTGTTATTGTGGGTGGTGGACCCAATGGCACCACGGCGGCAGCATACCTGGCCAAGTGCGGGCTGAGCGTCTGCGTGCTGGAGGAGCGGTACGAGGCTGGCGGATCATGTGAGACAATAGAGCCCATTGCCGGGGCGCGCATCTATCCCCATGCCATGCTGATGTACGCATCGCCAGCCCCTGGATTCGAGCAGCTCGAGCTTTGGAAGTACGGCTTCCGCATGTCTTGGAGCCCTTTTGATCTTTTGAAGGCCAATAGCATTGGAATGGCTACCAGCGAAGGCCTTGTGCCATATGCTGAAAAGGACATGCTTGGCTTCGCCAAGTTGAGCGGCATGCTCGGTCAGCCCCCATTTATCAACGAGCTGCTCCGTGCCACCTTCTGGTGCCCACCCCATCCCCCCGAAGTGGAGGTGAATGCGGATACCATTCCCTACATGCAGGTATACAAGAAACACCAGCCAGATGTGTGGAGCGATGAGGTGCTCGACATGACCATGTTCGACCTCATGGATGAGCATCTGGAGAGCGAGTCCTTCAAGGTGACGCTTGCTTTCTCTGCGTGGGCGTCAGGTGCAGCCGGCCACTGGGAGGGCGTAGCCATCCCCGCCTTCCTCAGTGTTATTCTCCTCCTGTTACCCGGCAGGCTCAGCGTTCCCCGCGGCGGATTGCATGGCTATTTCCACGCTATCTTGCGCTGCGCCATCGACCACGGCGTGGTGATCCGTACATGCTGTCCAGTGGATGAGATAATTGTCCAAAATGGCCGGGCTGTGGGGGTACGCCTGAGAGACAACGCTGCCATTGGCGAGAAGACGATCTGGGCGGACAAGGCGGTGATCTCCGGGGTGGACTTCAAGCAAACGTTCAACAAGCTCATCGGGCCACAGCACCTGGACCGCAGCTTCTTGCAGAAGGTAAATGACATAAGCCTGAAGGGGGGAAGCCTCCTTGTTTCCACCTTTCATACCCACAAGCCTATCCAGTGGCGGCCTAAATTCAAGGCGATGGAAGAGATTGCGATGGGCCCCAACAAGATTCCCGCTGGTTGTGTCTTCCCCGCGGACACGCGGGAGATTTATTACGAGAGTGTAGCGGATGTAGACAGCTACAAAGGCAACCCAACTGTACCGCCGGAGAGATTGATATGGTTTCTCACTCCATCCCAGGCATGGGACCCCACCGATTGCCAGCACCACCACCCCAAGGGGCACATATCAGCAGCATTCGAGATTAATTTCACACCGCCTGAATATCACGTGGACGGTCCTGATGCTATAAATAAGGAAAAGGAGAAATGGAACGCTTACATCCGCCAGGCCATCGGTCATGCGTTCGAAGGCCTTGAGGATGACAACGTCATCCACCACTGGTCGTCAACCCCCCTTGAAGCCGAGTTTCGCAACACCGGCCTCATCGGCGGCACCTGGTGCGGCAGCCGCCACTGCGGCGACCAGCTGTGGACCCAGCGCCCCATTCCCGAGATGGCCCGCTACCGCACCCCCATCGATGGGCTCTACCACTGCAACCAGACAATGGGGCACCCCGGAGCGCTCTGTCTTATGGCAATCCCCTATAACCTGATGCACATCCTCATCGAGGACGGTATCGCCGAGCCCGGCGACTGGTGGTACCCCTCGCCGTATTACATACCGGAACAGGGAAAAATATCAGCGGTGCCCCGTAATAGAGTACAGGTATAAAATAAGGAGGAATCTATGGCAGCACAAGAAATTTTGGCGAAGCCATTTGAGGAGTTCCCCGATGTAACCGATTGGGATGTCATCATCATCGGCGGCGGCCCCAACGGTCTGATTACGGGGGCATACCTTGCCCGTGCCGGGGTGAAGGTAGCGGTGGTGGAGCGCCGCTTCGAGGTGGGGGGTGGGCTTTCGACGGAGGAGATCCTCTTCCCCTGCTACTACTCCAACGTGCACGCCATCTACCACCTGATGGTGGACTACATGCCAGTAATGAGGGACTTCAATCTGGGTCAACACGCCATTAACTGGATCAAGCCCAATGCCCAGACCGGCATGGTTTTCGCTGACGGCAAGTCCCTGCTGCTCACCCGCATGGCAGCGGACACCAAGGACTCCATCGGTAAGTTCT
The DNA window shown above is from Dehalococcoidia bacterium and carries:
- a CDS encoding NAD(P)/FAD-dependent oxidoreductase; this translates as MSADERYDIVIVGGGPNGTTAAAYLAKCGLSVCVLEERYEAGGSCETIEPIAGARIYPHAMLMYASPAPGFEQLELWKYGFRMSWSPFDLLKANSIGMATSEGLVPYAEKDMLGFAKLSGMLGQPPFINELLRATFWCPPHPPEVEVNADTIPYMQVYKKHQPDVWSDEVLDMTMFDLMDEHLESESFKVTLAFSAWASGAAGHWEGVAIPAFLSVILLLLPGRLSVPRGGLHGYFHAILRCAIDHGVVIRTCCPVDEIIVQNGRAVGVRLRDNAAIGEKTIWADKAVISGVDFKQTFNKLIGPQHLDRSFLQKVNDISLKGGSLLVSTFHTHKPIQWRPKFKAMEEIAMGPNKIPAGCVFPADTREIYYESVADVDSYKGNPTVPPERLIWFLTPSQAWDPTDCQHHHPKGHISAAFEINFTPPEYHVDGPDAINKEKEKWNAYIRQAIGHAFEGLEDDNVIHHWSSTPLEAEFRNTGLIGGTWCGSRHCGDQLWTQRPIPEMARYRTPIDGLYHCNQTMGHPGALCLMAIPYNLMHILIEDGIAEPGDWWYPSPYYIPEQGKISAVPRNRVQV